The proteins below are encoded in one region of Amycolatopsis acidiphila:
- a CDS encoding amidohydrolase family protein has protein sequence MVFDAHRHLGVLPAYPFYGGPPVHPDSRARATIAELIADLDAEGTERALVIPNYGVPGTDVSFAFNELCVEAAQTDDRIRAGLWVSPLPGDRDRTERALALSSEAGVRALKLSFLLGGRASDPACRPALDRIFEVARERDLVVHVHTSPGAASDIDEVGNLVEWYGDSVAVHLVHFGGGMSGHIKLAGSRFFDWIEAGKRVYTDLSWAIGFAPRWLAEEISWRGIGHDRILFASDEPWGDREGEYARMRAATAGGELSELVFRENFEKLYG, from the coding sequence ATGGTATTCGACGCCCATCGTCATCTCGGCGTGCTGCCGGCGTACCCGTTCTACGGTGGCCCGCCCGTGCACCCGGACAGCAGGGCCCGCGCCACCATCGCGGAGCTGATCGCCGACCTCGATGCGGAAGGCACGGAGCGGGCGCTGGTCATCCCCAACTACGGCGTGCCGGGCACGGACGTTTCCTTCGCCTTCAACGAACTCTGCGTCGAAGCCGCGCAGACCGACGACCGGATCCGTGCCGGGCTGTGGGTGTCTCCGCTCCCGGGCGACCGTGACCGCACCGAGAGAGCGCTTGCGCTGTCTTCGGAGGCGGGCGTGAGGGCGTTGAAACTGAGCTTTCTCCTCGGCGGGCGCGCGAGCGACCCCGCCTGCCGCCCGGCGCTGGACCGCATCTTCGAGGTGGCGCGCGAGCGCGATCTCGTCGTGCACGTGCACACCTCGCCCGGCGCGGCCTCGGACATCGACGAGGTCGGCAATCTCGTCGAGTGGTACGGCGATTCCGTCGCCGTGCACCTGGTGCACTTCGGTGGCGGCATGAGCGGTCACATCAAGCTCGCAGGTTCCCGGTTCTTCGACTGGATCGAAGCGGGGAAGCGGGTTTACACAGACTTGTCGTGGGCCATCGGGTTCGCCCCCCGATGGCTGGCGGAGGAGATCTCCTGGCGGGGCATCGGCCACGACCGGATCCTGTTCGCCAGCGACGAGCCCTGGGGCGACCGGGAAGGGGAGTACGCCCGGATGCGGGCGGCCACCGCCGGCGGTGAGCTCTCCGAACTGGTGTTCCGGGAGAACTTCGAAAAACTCTACGGCTGA
- a CDS encoding MSMEG_0572/Sll0783 family nitrogen starvation response protein: MPELTDLEQKSLDEIPHPALPQGSTLYGGTKIFPDYKAENGETYFTLVHGIAHESSVSFVAILQATRALRKGFETAIYFYGPGSLNCLATRGFPTTGNAAFPGEMNINDQLKTFIAEGGKVYCCRFGLSLHGAREEDLIEGVIPAHPLDVQDALIHYARKGAIINSTYMF; this comes from the coding sequence ATGCCCGAGTTGACCGACCTGGAGCAGAAGAGTCTCGACGAGATCCCGCACCCCGCGCTGCCGCAAGGGTCCACTCTGTACGGGGGGACGAAAATCTTCCCGGACTACAAGGCGGAGAACGGGGAGACGTATTTCACGCTGGTCCACGGTATCGCGCACGAGTCGTCGGTGAGCTTCGTGGCGATCCTGCAGGCGACCCGAGCACTGCGCAAGGGTTTCGAGACGGCGATCTACTTCTATGGTCCCGGTTCACTGAACTGTCTTGCCACCCGCGGCTTCCCCACGACGGGCAACGCGGCGTTCCCCGGCGAGATGAACATCAACGACCAGCTCAAGACGTTCATCGCCGAGGGCGGCAAGGTGTACTGCTGCCGGTTCGGGCTCTCGCTGCACGGCGCGCGGGAAGAGGACCTGATCGAAGGCGTGATCCCGGCGCATCCGCTCGACGTGCAGGACGCCTTGATCCACTACGCCCGCAAGGGCGCCATCATCAACTCGACCTACATGTTCTAG
- a CDS encoding ClpP family protease — translation MTNDEKQPLFDHRLRDRFFSRRVLVLDGVLDDDNGTVLATQLLSLASEDPRKDIALWIHSPGGSVPAMLAIRDVMRLVPCDVATLALGLACSAGQFLLSAGTPGKRFALPHARILMHQGSAGISGSAVEVEVQADDLRHTRDTVLGIIAEDTGQPIDRIFADSLHDRWFTTGQAREYGFLDHVVDSLEQVVPVRTHALGLGSSTGARA, via the coding sequence ATGACCAACGACGAGAAGCAGCCGCTGTTCGACCACCGGCTGCGGGACCGGTTCTTCAGCCGGCGGGTACTGGTCCTCGACGGCGTGCTCGACGACGACAACGGGACGGTGCTCGCCACCCAGCTGCTGTCCCTCGCGAGTGAGGATCCCCGGAAGGACATCGCGTTGTGGATCCACTCGCCGGGTGGCTCGGTGCCCGCGATGCTGGCAATTCGCGACGTGATGCGGCTCGTGCCGTGCGACGTGGCCACGCTCGCGCTGGGGCTGGCGTGCAGCGCGGGACAGTTCCTGCTGTCCGCGGGCACACCGGGAAAACGCTTCGCCCTTCCCCACGCCCGAATCCTCATGCACCAGGGCTCGGCGGGGATCAGCGGATCGGCGGTCGAGGTGGAGGTGCAGGCCGACGACCTGCGGCACACCCGGGACACGGTGCTCGGGATCATCGCCGAGGACACCGGCCAGCCGATCGACCGGATCTTCGCCGACTCGCTGCACGACCGCTGGTTCACCACCGGGCAAGCACGCGAGTACGGCTTCCTCGACCACGTCGTCGACAGTCTCGAGCAGGTCGTGCCCGTGCGCACCCACGCCCTGGGGCTCGGCTCATCGACGGGAGCCCGCGCATGA
- a CDS encoding MSMEG_0569 family flavin-dependent oxidoreductase, whose product MSHPLDGRHHSVLVIGGGQAGLSMSYCLRARGIDHLVLERDEVGHEWRDRRWDMFCLVTPNWQCQLPGFPYRGGDPEGFMGRAEIVSYVQEYARTFGLPVVEGVGATRLRVTPHGFLVRTSQGDLTADQVVVATGPYQVPLIPRMTERLPESLVQLHSSQYRNPGQLPAGEVLVVGTGQSGCQIAEDLHLAGRRVHLSVGSAPRVARRYRGRDVVAWLDEMGYYRRGIDEFADADAVRFRANHYVTGRDGGHDIDLRAFALEGMRLYGRLSGIDSGFLRFRPDLRKNLDAADAVSEGIKSSIDAYIAEQRIGAPAEERYTPVWEPDADPAELSLSDSGITSVVWSTGFGRDHRWIDVPIFDGRGYPTHDRGVTSCEGLYFLGLPWQYTWGSGRFCGVAADAEFLASRIELLYRGGKSHEVRWLAGVPRGSYENDDWVAPRTVA is encoded by the coding sequence GTGTCTCATCCACTCGATGGCCGGCATCACTCCGTACTTGTGATCGGCGGCGGGCAGGCCGGGCTTTCGATGAGCTACTGCCTGCGCGCCCGGGGGATCGACCACCTGGTGCTCGAGCGCGACGAGGTCGGCCACGAGTGGCGTGACCGGCGCTGGGACATGTTCTGTCTGGTCACGCCGAACTGGCAGTGCCAGTTGCCGGGATTTCCCTACCGCGGCGGCGATCCCGAAGGGTTCATGGGGCGCGCGGAGATCGTCTCCTACGTCCAGGAGTACGCGCGGACGTTCGGCCTGCCGGTCGTCGAGGGCGTCGGGGCGACCAGGTTGCGCGTCACCCCGCACGGGTTCCTCGTGCGCACCTCACAGGGCGACCTGACCGCCGACCAGGTGGTCGTCGCGACCGGGCCGTACCAGGTGCCGCTGATCCCGCGGATGACCGAGCGGCTGCCGGAATCGCTGGTGCAGCTGCATTCCTCGCAGTACCGAAACCCCGGGCAGCTGCCCGCGGGTGAGGTGCTGGTGGTCGGCACAGGGCAGTCCGGCTGCCAGATCGCGGAGGACCTGCACCTCGCGGGCCGGCGCGTTCACCTGTCCGTCGGCAGCGCGCCGCGGGTCGCCCGGCGGTACCGGGGCCGTGATGTCGTGGCGTGGCTCGACGAAATGGGCTACTACCGCAGGGGGATCGACGAGTTCGCCGACGCCGACGCAGTCCGGTTCCGTGCCAACCATTACGTGACCGGCCGTGACGGCGGGCACGACATCGACCTGCGCGCGTTCGCACTCGAGGGCATGCGGTTGTACGGCCGGCTGTCCGGTATTGACAGTGGGTTTCTCCGGTTCCGGCCGGACCTGCGCAAGAACCTCGACGCCGCCGATGCCGTGTCAGAGGGCATCAAGAGTTCCATCGACGCATACATCGCCGAACAGCGGATCGGCGCCCCGGCCGAGGAGCGGTACACGCCGGTCTGGGAACCAGACGCGGATCCGGCTGAACTGTCGCTTTCGGACAGTGGGATCACGTCGGTGGTGTGGAGCACCGGCTTCGGTCGCGACCACCGGTGGATCGACGTCCCGATCTTCGACGGCCGTGGCTACCCGACCCACGACAGAGGCGTGACCAGCTGCGAAGGGCTGTATTTCCTCGGGTTGCCCTGGCAGTACACCTGGGGTTCGGGCCGGTTCTGCGGGGTGGCGGCCGACGCCGAGTTCCTCGCCAGCAGGATCGAGCTGTTGTACCGGGGCGGCAAGAGCCACGAGGTCCGCTGGCTCGCCGGCGTCCCCCGCGGCAGCTACGAAAACGACGACTGGGTCGCGCCGCGCACGGTCGCCTGA
- a CDS encoding MSMEG_0567/sll0787 family protein encodes MRDVLALLGDTVSVQREPAFHIEQADDRATVAAYHALRRQVFVDEQALFTGHDLDHHDEDPRTVVLVARERAGTVVGGVRLHPATDGPDLGWWLGGRLVVAPAARGRLTAPHAALGSLDRVGPALVRAACAYAENAGVLRFDAAVQARNEAMFRRLGWHRVRAVTVADTPHVLMRRSIGRVQALANATKRDLGPLLTGLTGIPGFVGDDGVPVPGSDLVAACDAIVPSMVERDPDWAGWCSVLVNVNDLAAMGAEPVGLLDALGARDRSFASRVLAGLRRASEAYGVPVLGGHTQFGVPAALSVTALGRSAHPVPGGGGQPGHVVRLTADLAGRWRPGYAGRQWDSTTSRRTPELHAMLSSVGRARPAAAKDVSMAGIAGTLGMLAEASGCGAELDAARIARPAGTSAGDWLTCFPGFAMLTTDEPGNGTLDAGPAVSVECGRLVSGGGVALCWPDGERTEVLAGGVTGLGEA; translated from the coding sequence GTGCGCGACGTCCTGGCACTCCTCGGCGACACGGTGAGCGTGCAGCGCGAACCGGCTTTTCACATCGAACAGGCCGACGACCGCGCGACGGTCGCCGCGTACCACGCGTTGCGCAGGCAGGTGTTCGTCGACGAGCAGGCCCTGTTCACGGGGCACGACCTCGACCACCACGACGAAGACCCGCGCACGGTCGTCCTCGTCGCCCGTGAGCGAGCAGGCACCGTCGTCGGCGGCGTCCGGCTGCACCCGGCCACGGACGGCCCCGACCTCGGCTGGTGGCTTGGCGGCCGCCTCGTGGTCGCACCCGCCGCGCGCGGACGGCTGACGGCGCCGCACGCGGCGCTCGGCAGCCTTGACCGTGTCGGGCCCGCGCTCGTGCGGGCAGCGTGCGCGTACGCCGAGAACGCAGGCGTTCTGCGGTTCGATGCCGCCGTCCAGGCCCGCAACGAAGCCATGTTCCGCAGGCTCGGCTGGCACCGGGTTCGTGCCGTGACCGTCGCGGACACCCCGCACGTGCTGATGCGGCGGTCCATCGGCCGCGTCCAGGCACTCGCGAACGCGACCAAGCGCGACCTCGGACCCCTGCTCACCGGCCTGACCGGCATCCCGGGCTTCGTCGGTGACGACGGCGTGCCCGTGCCGGGCAGCGATCTTGTCGCGGCGTGCGACGCGATCGTCCCGTCGATGGTCGAACGGGACCCGGACTGGGCCGGCTGGTGCTCGGTCCTGGTCAACGTCAACGACCTCGCCGCGATGGGCGCGGAACCGGTCGGCCTGCTCGACGCCCTCGGCGCCCGCGACAGGTCCTTCGCCAGCCGGGTGCTGGCAGGACTGAGGCGGGCGAGCGAGGCCTATGGCGTACCGGTGCTCGGCGGCCACACCCAGTTCGGCGTTCCCGCAGCCCTGTCCGTCACCGCGCTCGGCCGGTCGGCGCATCCGGTACCGGGCGGTGGCGGGCAGCCGGGCCACGTCGTCCGGCTGACCGCCGACCTGGCAGGCCGGTGGCGGCCGGGATACGCCGGACGCCAGTGGGACTCGACGACGTCCCGCCGGACGCCCGAGTTGCACGCGATGCTGAGCTCGGTCGGCCGAGCCCGCCCGGCTGCCGCCAAGGACGTGTCCATGGCCGGTATCGCCGGCACTCTCGGCATGCTCGCGGAAGCGAGCGGCTGCGGCGCCGAACTGGACGCGGCGCGTATTGCCCGTCCTGCGGGCACGAGTGCGGGCGACTGGCTCACCTGCTTCCCGGGTTTCGCGATGCTCACGACGGACGAACCGGGCAACGGCACCCTCGATGCAGGGCCCGCCGTGTCTGTCGAGTGTGGACGGTTGGTGTCCGGGGGCGGTGTGGCGCTGTGCTGGCCGGACGGGGAGCGGACGGAAGTGCTGGCCGGGGGCGTGACCGGATTGGGAGAGGCATGA
- a CDS encoding carbon-nitrogen hydrolase family protein, whose protein sequence is MTTLRMAAVAAPFDRDLDGDFARIERIIEQARGDGVGLLALPEASLGGYLADLGGDAEGPPPLALDGPEIQRLRKLAGDMVVVAGYCEDAGDRLYNSAVCVHGDGVLGNHRKVHQPLSEDASYGAGQSFAAFDTPVGRLGTMICYDKAFPESARSLALDGAEIGVCVSAWPGSRTNPAADLAQDRWKRRFDLFDRARALENQIVWLSANQSGTFGALRFVASAKVVDPGGEIVCETGVREGLAVAELDVTQALATARRSMGHLRDRRPEAYPALGAGEEELAGTRY, encoded by the coding sequence ATGACCACCTTGCGGATGGCCGCTGTCGCGGCTCCTTTCGATCGGGATCTGGACGGCGATTTCGCCCGGATCGAGCGAATCATCGAGCAGGCGCGTGGCGACGGTGTGGGTTTGCTCGCGCTGCCCGAGGCCTCTCTCGGCGGTTATCTCGCGGACCTCGGCGGGGACGCCGAAGGGCCGCCCCCGCTGGCGCTGGACGGCCCGGAGATCCAGCGCCTGCGCAAGCTCGCCGGCGACATGGTCGTCGTGGCCGGCTATTGCGAGGATGCCGGTGATCGTCTCTACAACAGCGCGGTCTGCGTGCACGGCGACGGCGTGCTCGGGAACCACCGCAAGGTGCATCAGCCGTTGTCCGAGGACGCGAGCTACGGTGCCGGCCAGTCGTTCGCGGCCTTCGACACGCCGGTCGGGCGCCTCGGCACCATGATCTGCTACGACAAGGCTTTTCCGGAATCCGCGCGGTCGCTGGCCTTGGACGGCGCCGAGATCGGGGTGTGCGTCTCCGCCTGGCCGGGCAGCCGCACGAATCCTGCCGCCGATCTCGCGCAGGACCGCTGGAAACGCAGGTTCGACCTGTTCGACCGGGCTCGCGCGCTCGAGAACCAGATCGTGTGGCTCTCGGCGAACCAGTCCGGCACCTTCGGCGCGCTGCGGTTCGTGGCCAGCGCGAAGGTGGTCGACCCAGGTGGCGAAATCGTCTGTGAAACTGGCGTCAGGGAGGGGCTGGCGGTCGCGGAACTCGACGTGACGCAGGCGCTGGCGACGGCTCGGCGGTCGATGGGGCACCTGCGGGATCGCCGCCCGGAGGCGTATCCGGCGCTGGGTGCCGGCGAGGAAGAGCTCGCCGGAACGAGATACTAG
- a CDS encoding maleate cis-trans isomerase family protein: protein MNSSRIGLIVPSSNTTMETELPELFRRQRESTGHRYTFHSARARMKHVNREELLAMVGKAAECATAVSDADVDVIAYACLVAVMAQGPGAHKESEQAIGDAAERNGHPAAVVSSAGALVRTLRAIGASHVAIVTPYMAPLTRMVREYIEGEGVQVLDAVSLEVADNLAVGRLDPGKLPGIARGLRREGAEAVVLSACVQMPSLDAVEVAEEELGLPVVTAATATAYEVLRSLGHEPAISGAGRLLRG from the coding sequence GTGAACTCGTCCCGGATCGGCCTGATCGTGCCGAGCTCGAACACGACGATGGAGACGGAGCTGCCGGAGCTGTTCCGCAGGCAGCGCGAAAGCACCGGGCACCGGTACACGTTCCACTCGGCGCGCGCGAGGATGAAGCACGTCAACCGCGAGGAGCTGCTGGCCATGGTCGGCAAGGCAGCGGAGTGCGCGACAGCGGTGTCGGACGCGGATGTCGACGTGATCGCGTATGCGTGCCTCGTGGCGGTGATGGCGCAGGGGCCGGGGGCGCACAAGGAGTCCGAGCAGGCCATCGGGGACGCGGCGGAACGCAACGGCCATCCGGCGGCGGTGGTCAGCAGCGCGGGCGCGCTCGTGCGGACGCTGCGGGCGATCGGGGCGAGCCACGTCGCGATCGTGACGCCGTACATGGCGCCGTTGACGCGGATGGTGCGGGAGTACATCGAGGGCGAGGGTGTGCAGGTGCTCGACGCGGTGTCGCTGGAGGTGGCCGACAACCTTGCCGTGGGCCGGCTGGATCCCGGCAAGCTGCCCGGCATCGCCCGGGGCCTGCGGCGGGAGGGCGCGGAGGCCGTGGTGCTCTCGGCGTGCGTCCAGATGCCGTCGCTGGACGCGGTGGAGGTGGCCGAGGAGGAGCTGGGGCTGCCTGTGGTCACCGCCGCGACGGCGACCGCCTACGAGGTGCTGCGGTCCCTCGGCCACGAGCCGGCGATCTCCGGTGCGGGCCGCCTGCTGCGGGGTTGA
- a CDS encoding helix-turn-helix domain-containing protein: MADVLPFHQNRGPAPDREPEPLWREVLGRSLRAIRQEQGGRLVDIAERAGISPQYLSEIERGRKEPSSEMIAAVAGALGVDLAGLLADIAGAVRQRRGPRLEVGRRPAGPVLMAA, from the coding sequence ATGGCGGACGTTCTCCCCTTTCACCAGAACCGTGGCCCCGCGCCGGATCGCGAGCCGGAGCCGCTGTGGCGTGAGGTGCTCGGCCGGAGCCTGCGCGCGATCAGGCAGGAGCAGGGTGGCCGCCTCGTCGACATCGCGGAGCGGGCCGGCATCTCGCCGCAGTACCTGTCGGAGATCGAACGCGGTCGCAAGGAACCCTCGAGCGAGATGATCGCCGCGGTCGCCGGTGCGCTCGGCGTCGACCTGGCCGGCCTGCTCGCCGACATCGCGGGCGCCGTCCGGCAGCGGCGCGGGCCGCGTCTCGAGGTCGGGCGCCGGCCTGCGGGACCGGTGCTCATGGCCGCCTGA
- a CDS encoding MSMEG_0565 family glycosyltransferase has protein sequence MRIALLSYSTKPRGGVVHTLALGEALAAEGQDVTVWTLGRGGDSGFFRPVDPRVRLRVVPFSEIEGEGVGPRILRSIDTLRAAFEPAGYDVVHAQDCISANAVDRCVRTVHHIDHFTTPELAACHERALVRPYAHVCVSAAVADELAQGWGIKATVIPNGVEAARFAAAASPAAERQRQRWRERLGRYVLSVGGIEPRKGSLELLEAFALLTEPDVRLVIAGGETLFDYREYRARWEKRAVELGVSPVVLGAVAHDELPFLVAAAGAFAFPSRKEGFGLAAMEAVAAGVPLVVSDLPVLREVFGGVAGFGSDAPGLALELARALAAPDPARRAAGESLAGRYTWRACAKSHIQLYHSLTG, from the coding sequence ATGAGGATCGCGCTCCTGAGCTACTCGACCAAGCCACGCGGCGGAGTGGTGCACACACTCGCGCTCGGGGAAGCCCTCGCGGCCGAGGGCCAGGACGTGACGGTCTGGACGCTGGGCCGAGGCGGTGACAGCGGCTTCTTCCGCCCGGTGGATCCGCGGGTGCGGCTGCGGGTCGTGCCGTTTTCCGAGATCGAGGGTGAGGGCGTCGGCCCGCGGATCCTGCGCTCCATCGACACGCTGCGCGCCGCGTTCGAGCCGGCCGGCTACGACGTCGTGCACGCTCAGGATTGCATCAGTGCGAACGCTGTTGATCGCTGTGTGCGAACGGTCCACCACATCGACCACTTCACGACGCCGGAGCTCGCCGCGTGTCACGAGCGGGCGCTCGTGCGACCCTACGCGCACGTGTGCGTCTCGGCCGCCGTCGCGGACGAATTGGCGCAGGGATGGGGAATCAAGGCCACGGTGATCCCGAACGGCGTCGAAGCCGCGAGGTTCGCCGCCGCGGCATCGCCGGCTGCCGAGCGGCAGCGGCAGCGGTGGCGGGAGCGCCTGGGCCGGTATGTCCTTTCGGTGGGCGGTATCGAGCCGCGCAAGGGATCTCTCGAGCTGCTCGAAGCCTTCGCGTTACTGACCGAGCCGGATGTGCGGCTGGTGATCGCCGGCGGCGAAACCCTGTTCGACTACCGCGAATACCGGGCGCGGTGGGAAAAGCGCGCGGTCGAACTGGGTGTGTCGCCGGTGGTGCTGGGTGCGGTGGCTCATGACGAGCTTCCGTTCCTGGTGGCGGCCGCCGGTGCCTTCGCCTTCCCGTCGAGAAAGGAGGGGTTCGGCCTGGCGGCCATGGAGGCGGTGGCGGCCGGCGTTCCGCTGGTGGTAAGCGATTTGCCGGTGCTGCGCGAAGTCTTCGGTGGCGTAGCGGGTTTCGGCTCGGATGCGCCGGGCCTGGCACTGGAGCTCGCCCGGGCCTTGGCGGCTCCTGACCCGGCACGCCGCGCGGCGGGCGAGTCGCTGGCTGGTCGCTACACGTGGCGGGCCTGCGCGAAGTCGCACATTCAGCTCTACCACTCGCTGACCGGCTGA
- a CDS encoding MSMEG_0568 family radical SAM protein, protein MRVGTEQNSFEARVDVAVRGVRWDAPVQRSKGAGPSDDGHLVVDGANAALPLDPDSPYTVREGRVYDGRIDLGLTVEPVARPNFYDLKTADGVPYRQIALLHGRDVLATTVVQTCIRYAEDQRCRFCTIEESLRAGSTIAAKTPAQLAEVAEAAVRLDGVRQMVMTTGTTAGPDRGARHLVRCVRGVLEAVPGLPIQVQIEPPGDLAVLTELHQAGAVSVGIHVESLDDEVRRRWMPGKSTVPMTEYEAAWDEAVRVFGRNRVSTYLLIGLGEDPDELVAGAGRLIQRGVYPFVVPMRPMLGTLARRDGAKAPSVTVVKDVTERVAALLRAAGMTGADQVAGCAACGACGALSAAGA, encoded by the coding sequence GTGCGCGTTGGCACCGAGCAGAACTCTTTCGAAGCCAGGGTGGATGTTGCCGTCCGCGGCGTGCGCTGGGACGCGCCCGTCCAGCGCAGCAAGGGCGCCGGTCCGAGCGACGACGGCCATCTTGTCGTCGACGGTGCCAACGCGGCGCTGCCGCTCGATCCGGACAGCCCTTACACCGTGCGGGAAGGACGCGTCTACGACGGCCGCATCGACCTCGGGTTGACGGTGGAACCCGTGGCCCGGCCGAACTTCTATGACCTGAAGACGGCGGACGGTGTGCCGTACCGGCAGATCGCGCTGTTGCACGGCCGGGACGTGCTCGCCACAACCGTCGTGCAGACCTGTATCAGGTACGCCGAGGACCAGCGCTGTCGCTTCTGCACCATCGAGGAGTCCCTGCGCGCCGGCTCGACCATCGCCGCGAAGACCCCGGCGCAGCTCGCGGAGGTGGCCGAGGCCGCCGTCCGGCTGGATGGGGTCAGGCAGATGGTGATGACCACCGGCACCACCGCGGGTCCCGATCGGGGCGCCCGCCATCTCGTGCGCTGTGTCCGAGGGGTCCTCGAAGCCGTGCCGGGGTTGCCGATCCAGGTGCAGATCGAGCCGCCGGGCGATCTGGCGGTGCTGACGGAATTGCACCAGGCGGGCGCTGTCTCGGTAGGCATCCACGTGGAGTCCCTCGACGACGAGGTGCGCCGCCGGTGGATGCCGGGCAAGTCGACAGTGCCGATGACGGAGTACGAGGCGGCCTGGGACGAGGCGGTGCGCGTGTTCGGCCGCAACCGCGTATCCACCTATCTCCTGATCGGCCTCGGCGAGGACCCGGACGAGCTGGTGGCAGGCGCGGGCCGGCTCATCCAGCGCGGCGTGTACCCGTTCGTGGTGCCGATGCGCCCGATGCTCGGCACCCTCGCCCGCCGCGACGGCGCGAAGGCTCCGTCCGTGACAGTGGTCAAGGACGTCACGGAACGCGTCGCGGCGTTGCTTCGAGCGGCGGGCATGACGGGCGCCGACCAGGTCGCGGGCTGCGCGGCGTGTGGCGCGTGTGGTGCCCTCAGCGCGGCGGGAGCCTGA
- a CDS encoding carbon-nitrogen hydrolase family protein encodes MGLIRIGAVAAHFGRDLDFDLQRIGTLIEHARRSGVSLLVLPDAALGGYLADLRHPDPDALPPALDADGPEVAKVAAMAAEMVVCLGFCEAGGDRRYNSAVCVTGDGVLGRHRKVHQPVGESAAYAPGERFAAFETPVGRVGMLIDYDKTFPEAARSLAVDGAEVLACLSAWPTSITNRAPRMAQDRQSRLFDLYDQARAAENQVVLASSNQTGAMGGMRFLGQAKVVGPGGDVLARTWAKAGLAVAELDVQAEIATARRVLKHLDERKPEVYRA; translated from the coding sequence ATGGGCCTCATCCGGATCGGTGCGGTGGCTGCGCACTTCGGTCGCGACCTCGACTTCGACCTGCAGCGCATCGGGACCTTGATCGAGCACGCGCGCCGATCGGGCGTGAGCCTGTTGGTCCTGCCCGACGCCGCATTGGGCGGCTACCTCGCCGACCTCCGCCATCCCGACCCGGACGCGCTCCCGCCGGCTCTCGATGCCGATGGGCCCGAGGTCGCAAAGGTCGCTGCCATGGCCGCGGAAATGGTGGTCTGCCTCGGCTTCTGTGAGGCCGGTGGCGACCGCCGGTACAACTCCGCGGTCTGTGTGACGGGGGACGGCGTGCTGGGGCGGCACCGCAAGGTCCATCAGCCGGTGGGGGAGTCCGCGGCGTACGCGCCGGGCGAGCGCTTCGCCGCGTTCGAGACCCCGGTCGGCCGCGTCGGCATGCTCATCGATTACGACAAGACGTTCCCCGAGGCCGCGCGGTCGCTGGCAGTCGATGGGGCGGAGGTGCTCGCCTGCCTGTCGGCGTGGCCCACGAGCATCACGAACCGTGCCCCGCGGATGGCGCAGGACCGGCAGTCCCGGCTGTTCGATCTGTACGACCAGGCCCGGGCCGCGGAGAATCAGGTGGTACTGGCTTCGTCGAACCAGACCGGCGCCATGGGCGGCATGCGCTTTCTCGGTCAGGCGAAGGTCGTCGGCCCCGGCGGGGATGTCCTCGCCCGCACCTGGGCCAAAGCGGGGCTCGCGGTCGCCGAGCTGGACGTGCAGGCGGAGATCGCGACCGCCCGCCGCGTGTTGAAACATCTCGACGAGCGAAAACCAGAGGTCTACCGAGCATGA
- a CDS encoding ClpP family protease — MSTYTIPNVITRSAGGERIMDVYSHLLSERIVYLGTAIDSGVANALIAQLLHLEADNPEQEINLYINSEGGDPAAMLALYDTMRFIKAPVATTCVGQAVAAGAVLLAAGEAGHRAVLPHTRVVLHQPAAQGRGTIPDLILQADEVVRVRTQLEEILSAHTGHDVAALRHDTDRDRVFDAAGAVGYGLADQILERRT; from the coding sequence ATGAGCACCTACACCATCCCCAACGTCATCACGCGCAGTGCGGGTGGCGAGCGGATCATGGACGTCTACTCACACCTGTTGTCGGAGCGGATCGTCTACCTCGGCACCGCGATCGACTCCGGGGTGGCGAACGCGTTGATCGCCCAGTTGCTGCACCTGGAGGCGGACAACCCGGAACAGGAGATCAACCTGTACATCAACTCCGAGGGAGGGGACCCGGCCGCGATGCTCGCGCTCTACGACACCATGCGCTTCATCAAGGCGCCGGTGGCGACGACGTGCGTGGGTCAGGCGGTCGCGGCCGGCGCGGTGCTGCTGGCCGCGGGCGAGGCCGGGCACCGTGCCGTGTTGCCCCACACCCGGGTGGTCCTGCACCAGCCTGCGGCGCAGGGCCGAGGCACCATCCCGGACCTCATCCTGCAGGCCGACGAGGTGGTGCGGGTGCGCACCCAGCTGGAGGAGATCCTCTCCGCGCACACCGGTCACGACGTCGCGGCCCTGCGGCACGACACCGACCGGGACCGCGTGTTCGACGCGGCGGGTGCCGTCGGCTATGGCCTCGCGGACCAGATCCTTGAACGCCGAACCTGA